CAGATGATGAAGGAGGGGGCGGCCGACTACATCGTCAAGGACAACATCCTGGAAGAGCTTCCGCTTCGGGTCCGCCAGGTGCTGGAGAACCGGAAGCTGCGTCAGGAATCCAGCGTCCTGAAGGGGCGGATCGAGACCCTGAGGGAGCAGATTCATCTCCACCACTTCGACTCGATCATCGGAACGAGCTCCCCGATGAAGGACGCGCGTGGCCTCGCGGAGCGGGTCGCCCCTACGGACGCGAACGTGCTCCTGCTGGGAGAGAGCGGAACGGGCAAGGAGATCTTCGCCCAGGCGATTCACGCGGCAAGCCTCCGCGCTGACGCGCCCTTTGTTCCCGTGAACTGCGGCGCGCTCCCGGAAACGCTTCTCGAGTCCGAGCTCTTCGGCCATGAGAAAGGCGCTTTCACCGGCGCGATCCGCACCAAGCCCGGCCGCTTCGAGATCGCCGAAGGGGGAACGGTTTTCCTCGACGAGATCGGAGAGCTGCCGCAGAGCATCCAGGTGAAGCTCCTGCGCGTGCTCCAAGACCGGACGTACGTCCGGGTGGGCGGCGAGGATATGCGGCGGGCCGACGTGCGAATCCTGGCGGCGACGAACCGCAACCTCGAGGAGATGATCCAGCAGGGAAAGTTCCGCGAGGATCTCTACTACCGCCTCAACGTGTTTCCGATCCGGCTCGTGGCGCTGCGCGAGCGGCGGGAGGACGTTCCGCCCCTCGTGGAGCACTTCCTGCTGCTTCAAGAGCGCGCGCTCGCGCACCTGACCCCCGACGCGCTCGAATATCTGAGGGGATACGATTTCCCGGGAAATATCCGCGAGCTCCAGAATTTGATCGAGCGCGCCTGCATTCTCGCGGGACGGGAAGGGAAGATCGAGCGCCAGCACTTCCCGCTCGAGCGGCCCCGCGCGGCGGGAGACCCGAGCGATCTGCTTTCGCTCGGGATGAGCCTCGAGCAGGTCGAAAACCGCATGATCCGCGAGGCTCTCGAGCGCGCTCAGGGAAACAAGACGAAGGCCGCCTCACTCCTCGGAATATCGCGGCGCGCCCTCTACTCGCGAATGGAGAGCCACGGCATCCCGATCGGTGGCCCGGAGACCGACGGGAGCGATGCGCCCGGCCAGTCCTGATACCGGCCCGATCGGTACAAGCCGGGTACTGGCGGGTCCAGAATCCCTCGCGGGAACCCGGCCCTCCTAGAGAGAGCAGTTTCAGTTCTACCCCGCTAACCCCGCCACCGCGAACGGAATCGAGTACGGCGGCCCCCCGGCATTTTCTAACTGTAATCATGGCACGACGGTTGCCTTCTTCTGGTGCCATGCACTTCCTGGCCGGAAACAGATTTACGGACCTTGAGACCTAGCCGCCGCCGGAATCGGCAGCCAAATGCGCGCTCGAATCGGCACCGCACTGGGCTTTTCGTTGTTGCTCGGGCTATTCGCGCCGCGCGCTGTCGATCGTCCGTTCGCGGCAAATTCTAGCGGGGGCCGAGCGGCCTCACCGGGAGCCGGTAGCAGCACCTCGCCGGCCGCCGCCCCCGCTTCATTCATCCCAGCCGTCGCGCTCGGACCTCCCGCCCCACCGACCGTCGCCTGGCCCAGCGGGATCGTCGGGACCACGGTCTCCGAAAGCGACTCGGTCGCCGAATCCGACCGCATCGCGCGCGAGCTCCTCCACACCGACCGCCTCATCTCCGTTCTTCGCCCCAAGGTGTTCCGCTCCGGCAACTCGACCGCGAGGGAGCACTTCGGGGACGCGATCAAGCGCGAGCAGGAAGCGCGGGATGCGTATGACCTCCGCCTCTACGCGCGCTCCGCGCGATTGACCCGCGAGGCGAGGTCGCTCGCGAGGGAAGCGGCCGTCATGGTCGGACCGCCCGAGGAAGATCCTGTCTACGTTTCCCGCGCCATCGAGCACGCCGGGGACGCGCTGGGGCTCGCCGGCGATCTTCTTCGCAGCGCGGCGCGGCCGAGCTTCACGAAGCGGTACGCGGGATTGGAGCAGGACCTGGCGGGCGCGCGGGAGCTATACAAAGCGGGGGAGATCAAGCGTGCCCACGCGAAGGCGATCGGGGTCCGCGACGGAGTGCTGGAGCTTCTCCGGGACTTCGACGATCTGCCCGTCTCATTGGACACGGCGTCGAAGGCGCTCCAGGGTGCGGAGAAGGCGTTGGAGCGGGCGTCGAAGGAGCTGGGCAAGAGTCCGAACGCGTCGGCGCTCCGCCTCCAGCGCGAGGCGCTCGATCAGCTCACGAAGGCCCGTTCCGCGTTCGCCCGGAAGGAGTACCGGGACGCGGTGATCCATTCCAGGCTGGTCGAGCGGAATCTGGAGAACGCGGTGGCCGCCCAGCGCAGCGAGACGAAGCAGGCCGTCAAGAACGAAGCATGACCACGACGGTCACGTCATCGGTGGGTTTGCCGGGGCCGCTGAACTCCCGCACGCGCTGAATCAGGGCGTCGACCATCTCCTCGGGCCTCATCGACCGGGCCTGCCGCAGAAACTCCATCAGCCGCTGATCTCCGAACTCCTCGTTATCCCTGTTCCGCGCCTCGGTGACGCCGTCGCTGTAGAGCATGAGGATGTCCCCCGGGCGTAGCTGGACCGTGCCGGAGCAGTACTCCGCCTCCGGCATGATTCCAAGAAGCAGCCCTCCCTCCGTCAGCGTCTCGAAGTCGCCGGTGGCCGCGCGCAACAGATAGGGAGGATTGTGGCCGCCGTTCACGTACAGCACGGCCCCGGTCCGGGTGTCGACCTCCGCGAGAACCAATGTGATGAAGCGCTCGCCGCGTACGTTCTGGTAGATGGAACGGTTGAGCCGCCGCACGACCTCGAGGAGCGGGCGCTCGGTCTCGACCTGCGCGCGCACGCTCGCCGCGAGGTGGGTCATGAGGAGCGCGGCCGGCATCCCCTTTCCCGCGACGTCGCCCAGGCCCACCACGAGCTTTCCATCGGTGGAGTCGACGAAGTCGAAGTAATCTCCGCCGACGTCGAGGGAGGGGACGTTCCGCCCGGCGATCTCGATCACGCCGACGGTCCGCGGCTCCGTGGGCAGGAGCGCCTGCTGGAGCGTGGCGGCGCGCTTGAGCTCCTCCTCCTGCTGCTGGCGCGCCTCGTAATTCTCCGTCTCGCGGATCTTGACCGCCGCCAGGTGCGCGATGAACGTCAGGAGGCGGAGGTCGCCCTCCTCGAACGGCACCGGGGCCGAGAGGTTGTCGACGTAGATCAGCCCGAGCACATCGCCGTCGTGCCATAGGGGCGCGCACATCGCCGAGTGGATCCGCTGGCGGATGACGCTGTCCTGCTCGCGGAAGCGCGTGTCGCTCTGCGCGTCGCTCGTGAGGATCGCCTGCCGCTGCCCGATCGCCATCCGCGCGATGGTGCGGCTGACCACGATCTCCTCGCCCGCGCCGCGTCCGGTCTGGGAGACGGCCTTGGCGACCAGGTTGTCCGCGCTCCCCTCGCGAAGGAGAATCGCGGTGCGGTCCGCCTTCAGGACCTCGGAGGCGAGACCCACGATGAACTGGAAGAGGTCCTCGAGCGGTCGATAGGCGAGAAGGGCCTGGCCGACGCGGTCCATCGCGTGCAGGAAATTCCCGACCCGCTCGGGCGACATCGACGTGGCGAAGGAGCGCGTGTCGATCGCGCCGCTGCTCGAGATCTCATCGAGCGGCACGGCACGGACGTTGATCGGCGCATCCACGTCGGCGACCCGGGCCGATCCGCTTCCGATCCCCTCTCCCTTTCCCGAGAAGACGACGTGGATGTTCCCCAGCTGGAGGTGGTCGCCGGGATTGAGCCGGGTCGGCGTCTCGATCCGCTTCGTGCCGAGCTTCGTGCCGTTCTTGCTGCCCAGGTCCTCGATCCAGAACGCGCCGTCGCGGAATGAGATCTGCGCGTGCTGGCGGGAGATCGACGCGTCGCTCAGCACGATGCTGTTCGCTTGCGATCGGCCGAACGTGGCGGTCGCGTCTTTCCGGATCGCGATCTTCTCCGGCTCGGCGCCGGGGCGCCGGACCAGGACGTAGTGATCCTCGGAGGCCATCGCGTGAGTCTCGGTCCTACCGCCGTAGGATTCAACCGATACGAAACGCCCGAAGACCCACTCCTTGACGCTTGCTTCCACGCTGTGCTACCATAAATTCGAGAGTGTATCGCCATGACACGACTTAAGTTACCTCCCGCCACCCGGAGGCGTCGTTGAAGGAATTCCAGCCCGGCCAAATCCGCAACGTCGCCCTCGCCTCGCACCACGGCACAGGAAAGACATCTCTCGCCGAGTCGCTTCTCTTCCGCACGAAAGCGATCGCGCGCCATGGAAAGATCGAAGAGGGGACGACCGCCCTCGATTTCAGCCCCGAGGAGATCCACCGAAAGATCACGATCAGCCTCAGCGTGGCGCCGGTCGAGTGGCGCGGGAACAAGATCAACGTGATCGACACGCCCGGCTACGCGGATTTCGCCGGCGATTGCGTCGCCGGCCTCCGCGCCGCGGACGCGGCGGTCTTCTGCCTCAAGGCGGCGGCGGGCGTGGAGGCGGGGACCGAGATGATCTGGGAGCGCGTCCACGAGCGCGCGTGCCCGGTCCTTTGCGCGGTCACCCAGATGGAGAAAGAGCACGCCAACTTCGCGAAGACGATCCAGGGAGCGACGGATCGCCTCGGCATGCGGTTCGTCGCGATCGCTTGGCCCTTCGGCGGCGCCGAGAAGTTCAAGGGCCTGGTGGACCTCGCTTCGATGAAGGCGTACCACTTCGATAAGGACGGCGGCGCGAAGGAAGGCCCGATCCCGCCGGAGCTCGACGCGGAGGTCAAGACGGCCCGCGCCGCCCTGGTGGACGCGGCGGCCGAAGCGGACGACGCGCTCCTCGAGAAATTCCTCGGCGGCGAGGAGCTCAACGTGGATGAGATCCACAAGGGGCTCCGCGAGGGCGTCATCCATCGCTCGTTCGTGCCCGCGCTCCCCGTTGCCGCGGTCCCGATGCTGGGCATCGACTTCTTCCTCGACGCGATCGTCGACGTGATGCCGTCCCCTGCCGACCTGGGCACGGTCAAGGGAACGAAGCCCGGATCCCAGGATGTGGTGGAGCTGAAGCCCGAGGCCGGCGCCCCGCTCTCGGCCCTCGTCTTCAAGACCAGCAGCGAGTCGCACGCCGGAGACCTTTCGATCATCCGCGTTTACTCGGGCACGCTCTCGCCGGGCAAGGAAGTGTGGAACTCCACCGCGCAGCGGGCCGAGAAGACCGGGCAGCTCTTCACCGTGCGCGGCAAGGAGCGGGCCGACGCCGGGCACATTCCCGCGGGGGACATCGGCGCCGCGGTGAAGCTCCGCGAGACGCACACCGGTCAGACGCTCTGCGACAAGCACCACCAGATCGTCCTCCCGCCGATTCCGTTCCCGGGCGTCGCGCACGAGATCGCCATCGCGCCCAAGTCCAAGGGCGAGGAAGAGAAGATGGGATCGGGCCTCCACAAGCTCCGCGAGGAGGATCCGACACTGCACGTGCGCGTGGAGGGAGATCTTCACCAGACGATCCTCTCGTGCATGGGCGACCTCCAGGTCGAGGTGGCGCTGGAGAAGCTCAATCGCCGGTTCGGCGTGCACGTCGGGACGGCCAAGCCGCGAATTCCATACCGGGAGACGATCCGTCGCTCGGTCAGCAAGCAGGGGAGGCACAAGAAGCAGACCGGCGGGCGCGGCCAGTTCGGCGACGTCCACGTGCGCCTCGAGCCTTTGAAGCACGGCGCCGGGTTCGAGTTCGTGGACGAGGTCGTCGGCGGCTCGGTGCCGCGGAACTTCATCCCGGCGGTGGAGAAGGGGATCATCGAGGCGATGCACGAGGGCGTGCTCGCGGGGTACCCGGTCGTCGACGTGCGCGCCGCGCTCTACGACGGCTCTTATCACTCGGTCGATTCCTCGGAGATGGCTTTCAAGATCGCGGGCTCGATCGCGTTCAAAGAAGGCGCCAGGGAGGCGGGCCCGGTGCTTCTCGAGCCGATCGTCGAGATCGAGGTCCGCGTTCCGAAGGACTTCGTCGGCGCGGTCACCGGCGATCTGTCGTCGAAGCGGGGCAAGATCCTGGGCATGGACGCCGAGACGCGCTACGACGTGATTCGGGCCCAGGTGCCCCAGGCCGAGCTCTACAAGTACTCGACGCACCTCCGCTCGCTCACGCAGGGGCGCGCCTCCCATCGCACCAAGTTCTCCCACTACGAAGAGATCCCCCGCGAGCTAGCCGAGAAGATCATCGCCCAGGCAAAGGCCGATCGTGAGGCGATGGCTTCAGCGTAAGAAGGCAGAGGGGTCCACACCATGCGAAGACTGGCAGCTTGCTTCGGCCTCGGACTGATCGTGGTGGGCGTCGCCTTGCCGCGTCCCGGTCACGCCGCCTCCGCTCCCCGGGTGGAGCGCCACGCCCAGTACGCGCCGCCCGCTTCCCGGGCACCCCAGGTCCTCACCGAGAGCTCCTTGACCCGCCTCCGCGCGGAGGGCCGCTCGGTGCTCTGGGTCTTCTTCACCGACAAGCGCGAGGGCGACGCCGCGTCGTTCGCGCGATCGCTCCAGGGCGTCGGCGCCCGAATGACGGAGCACGCCAAGGCCCGCCGCGCGCGGGAGACCGGCGGAGCGTTCGTCCCCGACTACTACGACCTCCCGGTCCCCGGCGACTACGTCGATGCCGTGGCGCGGAGCGGGGCCGCCGTGCGCCACGTCTCGAAGTGGCTCAACGCGATGACGGTCGAGGCGGATGAAGGCGAGGCAAGGCTCATCGCGGCGCTCCCGTTCGTGCGGGTCGTGATCCCCGCGCGCCGCTCCCGCCGCGTCGCGCCGGTCCCGGATGGGACGGCGCCGCCCGCTCCAGAAGGGCTCGAGGTTCCGCCGATCCGGACCGAGATCCAGGGCTCGGCGCCCTCGCTTCCCAAGCCGACCAACTACGGGGCCTCGGTGACGCCCCTGACCGGCATCAACGCGATCGCCGCGCACGATTCGGGGTGGAGCGCCGCCACGGTCATCGTGGGGATGTTCGACTCCGGCTTCGACAAGAGCCACAACGCGACGTCGCCGCTCCTCCGCATCGCGGAATACGACTTCGTCTTCCATGACGGCGAGACGGCGAACCAGGCCGGGGATGCCGCCGCGGCGTGGGACCACGGAACCGGGACCTGGTCGGTCCTGGGCGGCTACTACCCCGTGAACATGATCGGGCCCGCCTTCAACGCCCGCTTCCTGCTCGCGAAGACCGAGGACATTCGCTCCGAGACGCCGGTCGAGGAGGACAACTGGGTCGCCGCGGCCGAATGGGCCGACTCGATCGGGGTCGACGTGATCTCATCCTCCCTCGCCTACTTCGACTTCGACGGGACGGCGAACGACTACACCTATGCCAACCTGGACGGCCACACGACGGTGGTTACGCTCGGCGCACTGATGGCGGCGC
Above is a window of Candidatus Eisenbacteria bacterium DNA encoding:
- a CDS encoding sigma-54-dependent Fis family transcriptional regulator, translated to MADRILVAEDKENLCRLIETTLSEAGYEVSIALGGDAAIHEIRSRPFDVIVSDMRMPGANGIQVFREARAQGYQPEVILMTAFADTREAVQMMKEGAADYIVKDNILEELPLRVRQVLENRKLRQESSVLKGRIETLREQIHLHHFDSIIGTSSPMKDARGLAERVAPTDANVLLLGESGTGKEIFAQAIHAASLRADAPFVPVNCGALPETLLESELFGHEKGAFTGAIRTKPGRFEIAEGGTVFLDEIGELPQSIQVKLLRVLQDRTYVRVGGEDMRRADVRILAATNRNLEEMIQQGKFREDLYYRLNVFPIRLVALRERREDVPPLVEHFLLLQERALAHLTPDALEYLRGYDFPGNIRELQNLIERACILAGREGKIERQHFPLERPRAAGDPSDLLSLGMSLEQVENRMIREALERAQGNKTKAASLLGISRRALYSRMESHGIPIGGPETDGSDAPGQS
- a CDS encoding FHA domain-containing protein; protein product: MASEDHYVLVRRPGAEPEKIAIRKDATATFGRSQANSIVLSDASISRQHAQISFRDGAFWIEDLGSKNGTKLGTKRIETPTRLNPGDHLQLGNIHVVFSGKGEGIGSGSARVADVDAPINVRAVPLDEISSSGAIDTRSFATSMSPERVGNFLHAMDRVGQALLAYRPLEDLFQFIVGLASEVLKADRTAILLREGSADNLVAKAVSQTGRGAGEEIVVSRTIARMAIGQRQAILTSDAQSDTRFREQDSVIRQRIHSAMCAPLWHDGDVLGLIYVDNLSAPVPFEEGDLRLLTFIAHLAAVKIRETENYEARQQQEEELKRAATLQQALLPTEPRTVGVIEIAGRNVPSLDVGGDYFDFVDSTDGKLVVGLGDVAGKGMPAALLMTHLAASVRAQVETERPLLEVVRRLNRSIYQNVRGERFITLVLAEVDTRTGAVLYVNGGHNPPYLLRAATGDFETLTEGGLLLGIMPEAEYCSGTVQLRPGDILMLYSDGVTEARNRDNEEFGDQRLMEFLRQARSMRPEEMVDALIQRVREFSGPGKPTDDVTVVVMLRS
- the fusA gene encoding elongation factor G; this translates as MKEFQPGQIRNVALASHHGTGKTSLAESLLFRTKAIARHGKIEEGTTALDFSPEEIHRKITISLSVAPVEWRGNKINVIDTPGYADFAGDCVAGLRAADAAVFCLKAAAGVEAGTEMIWERVHERACPVLCAVTQMEKEHANFAKTIQGATDRLGMRFVAIAWPFGGAEKFKGLVDLASMKAYHFDKDGGAKEGPIPPELDAEVKTARAALVDAAAEADDALLEKFLGGEELNVDEIHKGLREGVIHRSFVPALPVAAVPMLGIDFFLDAIVDVMPSPADLGTVKGTKPGSQDVVELKPEAGAPLSALVFKTSSESHAGDLSIIRVYSGTLSPGKEVWNSTAQRAEKTGQLFTVRGKERADAGHIPAGDIGAAVKLRETHTGQTLCDKHHQIVLPPIPFPGVAHEIAIAPKSKGEEEKMGSGLHKLREEDPTLHVRVEGDLHQTILSCMGDLQVEVALEKLNRRFGVHVGTAKPRIPYRETIRRSVSKQGRHKKQTGGRGQFGDVHVRLEPLKHGAGFEFVDEVVGGSVPRNFIPAVEKGIIEAMHEGVLAGYPVVDVRAALYDGSYHSVDSSEMAFKIAGSIAFKEGAREAGPVLLEPIVEIEVRVPKDFVGAVTGDLSSKRGKILGMDAETRYDVIRAQVPQAELYKYSTHLRSLTQGRASHRTKFSHYEEIPRELAEKIIAQAKADREAMASA
- a CDS encoding T9SS type A sorting domain-containing protein translates to MRRLAACFGLGLIVVGVALPRPGHAASAPRVERHAQYAPPASRAPQVLTESSLTRLRAEGRSVLWVFFTDKREGDAASFARSLQGVGARMTEHAKARRARETGGAFVPDYYDLPVPGDYVDAVARSGAAVRHVSKWLNAMTVEADEGEARLIAALPFVRVVIPARRSRRVAPVPDGTAPPAPEGLEVPPIRTEIQGSAPSLPKPTNYGASVTPLTGINAIAAHDSGWSAATVIVGMFDSGFDKSHNATSPLLRIAEYDFVFHDGETANQAGDAAAAWDHGTGTWSVLGGYYPVNMIGPAFNARFLLAKTEDIRSETPVEEDNWVAAAEWADSIGVDVISSSLAYFDFDGTANDYTYANLDGHTTVVTLGALMAARRGIVVANAMGNTGGAPGSLWAPADADSILSCGAVDSNNIIASFSSRGPTFDGRTKPEVVAQGVSTPWAVAGMPSVVGSASGTSLSTPLVGGAAALVREAHPEWTAAQVRQALMTTADKAATPDNNYGWGRVNVVKAIYGSTLGGIVAPKPFNLLVPINNGTVSKPPNVTFLWRKAFDPQGSALTYKLQLRGTAPDSSIFEATTTDTTVVYTGYLGPSKVYEWTVTAIDPELNERVSKDRFRFTTTSTTDVDIPPPAPPRVTLFQNRPNPLRSSTQIDFTMVGPSGSVPVTLRIFDLSGRLIRTLVNSYSAVPNGWSVPWDGLDGNGRRSASGIYYYQLTVGRNTYSRSLVLLR